The Spirosoma sp. SC4-14 DNA window GATAGCGTAGTGACCTTTGCACCAACATATTGACTTTCAATAATTGCTTTAAAGCTATCGGTGAAACTTCGAAACGCCTGCAATTCGTACAAATTTGCTCCGCCACTCAAATGGAGTATATCCTTGCGCCACAGGGCTGGCTCTGTTGTGTTTTCATGTTCTTTCACCTTGTTCAGATAATCCAGCACCTGCTGCGATTTTGATGCATTCAGACGCCCAATCGGCATAGCTGGTACATCAGTCGGTTGCCCATTTAACCCCTGTACCAATCCCAGATCAGAACCCGGCCAGCCTGCATTAGGTACCAGATCGAGCAGGGGGCCATTTGAGTTTTTACGAATTCCCTGTGGGTCGCGCGATTGCCCAATCAGAAATAAAAATTTATGTGTTGAGCCTCCGTTGCGCAGCATATAATCGGCAAATCGGCGGATAGCCAGGGCATGACGTTCGCCATAGCTGAACTGGTCAAAAAGCTGATCGATAGTTACCGTCAGGGTATCATAACCACCTCCTGCTTCAGATGCGCGATACGAAGCATAGGCTCGAACCGGATCGGTTTCGTTACCTATTGGCTGCCGAAGAGACGAATGGGTAACGATAAGGTAGTTGGGCTTTAAGGCATCTATTTGCCGGAAAAAAACAGGCTTTATTGCTAGAACAGATTGCGGTTTTTTAACGGCTAACAGTGTCTGGGTAAACTGTGTGTTGGAAATGATACCCTGCCAGTGTCCCGCCGAAAGCTGACCATTTATTCGTGACGGGTTTATGGGATCCGTAATATTAAAAATACGGCTTGTATTGCCAGCATTGCCTAGATCCAGCCAGGAACGGCCTGCCACGTTCGTGTTTAAACGAAGGATTTTCTGTGAGGCTGTACCAAATTCTGTACGTTGAGGATATTGTAATTTTAGGTAGGATACCGACACTTCTTCGCCTGTTTCCTGCGGTTGTATAGTTAGAATAATCGTTCCTGCTACCGAGATGTCGCTGGTTGTCAGTTCTGTTTCGAATTGATCTGTATTATAATTTTTGAACTGGGTGCTCGTGAGCGTACGGAAAGTAGTTGGCGATGCTCCCGCCAGATAATTAACCCGATGATTGGCAGGGTTTCGGCCAACCACTAGAAAACTAGCTCGTGGATTTATTCCGTTGATTGATATGAAATTTGCGAGCGTAAAGGTTTGATCATACCGATCGTTTGTTTTGACGACTGGTCCCGTCCAGCCTTCGCCAACATCATAACTAGTGAGAATAGCTCCATTTTCGTAGTTGGCTCCGATGGGATAAATATTACCAGCCGGATAGGTTTGGGTAAACACGCGTAATTCTTCTTCCCAGTGGTAGGCTTCGGGCGTAAGGTTCGTAAAGTTAGTATCCGAATAGGTTGCCATTCGCCTGCCGGGCTTACCGTCGAGCCGCCAGGTCAGAAAATAGGCCGTCGTGTCGCTGAAAAGGCTGTAGTATTTATGCGGTTGGGCGCTGGCTGGCCGGTATAGGAGTGAATCCTGAGTACCATCGTTACCTCGCCCATAAAACTCCAGAAAATCGCCCGCGTCGAATCGTTTGTCGGCTTCACCTTCAACATAAATGGCCTGTTCCACACCCCGATGGAAGAGCTGGACGGTGGTAGGGTCAAGTTGACTGACAGGAACCCCCGCTTTTTGCAATTCGGTTGTTGTGATGCGATATAAACTAGTTTGGGCAACGGGAATCTTAAAATAGGTCTGGCTAAAGTTAATCCATTCATTACCAATAGGCAGAGGCTGAGCCTCAAGGCCAATACTACTTAGTACGCCAGCGAGCAAGACAAGTAAGTTACGGAACATATGGTATTCAAAATGACGGTAAGGTTGCCGGGGGCTTCGATTAGAGAAATGGGTTTATGACTCTAGTAACTGAATAAAGTTTTGGTAGCGAAAGAGACTTTTAGTATGAGGAAAGACTTTTGACGGATACCAGGCCGATGAGTAGCTTTAGTTCACGGATTATTTTTTAATACGACTTACAAGAGCTACTGATTTAGCAATCGTAACATGAACTACAAATTCGGACTGTTAGGCGCAGTACTCCCCCTGCTCTATACAATAGACTGGCGGCCTTTTTCAGACTGCCCGAAAACGCCCATACAAGCCATTCAACAAGATATGCCTGAACATAATCCGATGACTGGCAAGGCCGAGCGCCGGAAAGAGCTGTATCAATTGCTCGGAAAACTCCCCAACCGAAACCGGCCTATAACGGTAACCCTTATCGACAAACAGGAAACCGATGAGCTGATTATCGAAAAATTGTTGCTCGACCTGAACGGTATCGAACAGGTACCGGCCTATTTTACAAGACCGAAACAGCAAACTGGCAAAGTACCGGTCGTTTTGTTTAATCATTCGCATTTTGGGCAGTACGACGTTGGGAAGGAAGAATTTGTGCGCGGACGGCCCGAAATGCAGAAACCTCCCTATGCACTGGCATTGGCACGGGCAGGCTATGCCGGTTTATGCATCGATAGCTGGTGCTTTGGCGAACGACGCGCACGGGGCGAAACCGATACCTTTAAAGAAATGCTCTGGCATGGACAGGTATTGTGGGGAATGATGGTCTACGACAACCTGCGGGCGCTGGATTATCTGCAAACCCGACCCGAAATCGATCCGGCCCGAATCGCAACAATGGGTATGTCGATGGGAAGTACGATGGCCTGGTGGCTGGCGGCCCTCGACGAGCGCATAAAGGTTTGTGTCGATCTGTGTTGTCTGACCGATTATCAGTCGCTTATTGCCGCCAAAGGGCTAGGGCTGCATGGCATTTATTACTACGTTCCCGATCTGCTGAATCATTTTACAACGTCGGAAATCAATGGCCTTATTTCGCCACGACCGCATTTTGGACTGGCCGGGCGCTTCGACCCGCTGACGCCTTTGGATGGGCTGGCAAAAATCGATAAAAACCTGAAAGCGATATATGAACAGGATGGAGCGCCG harbors:
- a CDS encoding dienelactone hydrolase family protein — encoded protein: MNYKFGLLGAVLPLLYTIDWRPFSDCPKTPIQAIQQDMPEHNPMTGKAERRKELYQLLGKLPNRNRPITVTLIDKQETDELIIEKLLLDLNGIEQVPAYFTRPKQQTGKVPVVLFNHSHFGQYDVGKEEFVRGRPEMQKPPYALALARAGYAGLCIDSWCFGERRARGETDTFKEMLWHGQVLWGMMVYDNLRALDYLQTRPEIDPARIATMGMSMGSTMAWWLAALDERIKVCVDLCCLTDYQSLIAAKGLGLHGIYYYVPDLLNHFTTSEINGLISPRPHFGLAGRFDPLTPLDGLAKIDKNLKAIYEQDGAPDAWQLRIYEVGHLETAAMRADILAFFTKWL
- a CDS encoding C25 family cysteine peptidase, yielding MFRNLLVLLAGVLSSIGLEAQPLPIGNEWINFSQTYFKIPVAQTSLYRITTTELQKAGVPVSQLDPTTVQLFHRGVEQAIYVEGEADKRFDAGDFLEFYGRGNDGTQDSLLYRPASAQPHKYYSLFSDTTAYFLTWRLDGKPGRRMATYSDTNFTNLTPEAYHWEEELRVFTQTYPAGNIYPIGANYENGAILTSYDVGEGWTGPVVKTNDRYDQTFTLANFISINGINPRASFLVVGRNPANHRVNYLAGASPTTFRTLTSTQFKNYNTDQFETELTTSDISVAGTIILTIQPQETGEEVSVSYLKLQYPQRTEFGTASQKILRLNTNVAGRSWLDLGNAGNTSRIFNITDPINPSRINGQLSAGHWQGIISNTQFTQTLLAVKKPQSVLAIKPVFFRQIDALKPNYLIVTHSSLRQPIGNETDPVRAYASYRASEAGGGYDTLTVTIDQLFDQFSYGERHALAIRRFADYMLRNGGSTHKFLFLIGQSRDPQGIRKNSNGPLLDLVPNAGWPGSDLGLVQGLNGQPTDVPAMPIGRLNASKSQQVLDYLNKVKEHENTTEPALWRKDILHLSGGANLYELQAFRSFTDSFKAIIESQYVGAKVTTLSKQTDNPVETLSVVDQINRGVSMISMFGHSSLDVADVDIGFVSDDRLGYRNKGRYPFLLANGCAAGNFYFGRPTFGADWILTPDRGAILFLAHTYNGFPFALKNLSDQLYSLLTDSNYVSRPVAYLHQEAIRRNLAKNTSIYDITTSQQVTLQGDPAVSVFPFPKADFAFATGSLAVSDTHGDTLTTQSDSVVISGVVVNYGRVANQPLPIRIRRYMANGQLIREQRFILSAPFYADTLQWKFPNDRTTLGTQFFELVIDPDNTIPEIRKTNNKAEINTGDQSSHLPFTPDQIPPGIEVAFDGKRIKDGDIVSAQPVIDILLQDENKTLLRTDTTGLELYLQSPCPTGSCPYKRLSLLGQRVHWTAAGADNAFRLSYQPDQPLADGVYAFEAIGNDLSGNRSAPYQIHFTVKNQPEVVSTGAYPNPFNYQTSVHITISGKNPPDNLSVQISDLMGHIVRTLGGSTRIGLNEWFWDGTSDTGSNLPSGVYVYKILGADFLLTTDAQLKGRIILNR